Proteins encoded by one window of Burkholderia plantarii:
- a CDS encoding heme/hemin ABC transporter substrate-binding protein, translated as MSRDPSDVGRRRWLRESTALVLGVTVAAWGLRAAAASINPGSASASAGAAAGASAGAPAAVPPGRVVVIGGALGEIVYALGCEGRLVGTDTTCTFPPAVRALPKIGYQRTVSAESLLALRPDLVLASAEAGPPTALDQVRQAGVRVELFAERHDPSSTRDKITGMAAALGAQAAGRALAAKFDHDWARAMATAAPPPLRVLFVMDPVGRQPMVAGRHTGADAMLRYAGVTNVIGDADGYKVLTSEALVAAQPDVVLTTDDTLQAVGGPARLLATAGFSMTPAGRASRVVSLDSLFLLGFGPRMPEAVIALRRRLAAA; from the coding sequence ATGAGCCGCGATCCGTCCGACGTCGGTCGGCGCCGCTGGCTGCGAGAATCGACCGCGCTCGTGCTCGGCGTGACGGTGGCCGCCTGGGGCCTTCGCGCGGCGGCGGCGTCGATCAATCCCGGCTCGGCGAGTGCGTCGGCGGGTGCAGCGGCAGGGGCGTCGGCAGGCGCGCCTGCCGCGGTCCCGCCGGGGCGCGTCGTCGTGATCGGCGGGGCACTCGGCGAGATCGTCTACGCGCTCGGCTGCGAGGGTCGGCTGGTCGGCACCGATACGACCTGCACGTTCCCGCCGGCGGTGCGCGCGCTGCCGAAGATCGGCTACCAGCGCACGGTGTCGGCCGAAAGCCTGCTCGCGCTGCGTCCCGACCTCGTGCTGGCCTCGGCGGAGGCGGGGCCGCCCACGGCGCTCGATCAGGTGCGGCAGGCGGGGGTGCGGGTCGAGCTGTTCGCCGAGCGGCACGACCCGTCCTCGACGCGCGACAAGATCACCGGCATGGCGGCGGCGCTCGGCGCGCAGGCGGCGGGCCGAGCGCTGGCGGCGAAGTTCGACCACGACTGGGCGCGCGCGATGGCCACCGCGGCTCCGCCGCCCCTGCGCGTGCTGTTCGTGATGGATCCGGTGGGGCGCCAGCCGATGGTGGCGGGCCGGCATACGGGGGCCGACGCGATGCTGCGCTACGCCGGCGTGACGAACGTGATCGGCGACGCCGACGGCTACAAGGTGCTGACCTCGGAGGCGCTGGTGGCCGCCCAGCCCGACGTGGTGCTGACCACCGACGATACCTTGCAGGCGGTCGGCGGCCCGGCGCGCCTGCTGGCCACGGCCGGGTTCTCGATGACGCCGGCCGGCCGCGCGTCGCGCGTGGTGTCGCTCGACTCGCTGTTCCTGCTCGGCTTCGGGCCGCGCATGCCGGAGGCCGTGATCGCGCTGCGGCGCAGGCTGGCCGCGGCCTGA
- a CDS encoding OFA family MFS transporter codes for MSSVIEPAGSAGTPSFLSKEATIARPGFSRWMVPPAALAVHLCIGQAYAFSVFNGPLTKVIGITSSAAGDWTLTTLGWIFSLAIVFLGLSAAFAGKWLERVGPRRTMLTAACCFGGGFIVAAIGVWLHQIWLLYLGYGVIGGIGLGLGYVSPVSTLIRWFPDRRGMATGMAIMGFGGGAMIAAPLSVALMNHFKSATSVGVAETFVVLGIAYFISMTIGAFAIRVPAPGWKPAGWEPPAQSTNKMITSRHVHIDQALKTPQFYLIWLVLFLNVTAGIGILGQASVMIQESFKDTVSAAAAAGFVGLLSLFNMGGRFVWASASDWVGRKNTYFIFFVLGAVLYYCVPQFAAGGHIALFVLAYGVILSMYGGGFSTVPAYLADMFGTAFVGGIHGRLLTAWAAAGVAGPVLVNYIRAYQVGHGVAKADAYTMTVHLMAVLLVVGFFCNLLVRRVADQHYMSDAQLAAGK; via the coding sequence ATGAGTAGTGTCATCGAGCCCGCCGGTAGCGCGGGCACCCCGTCCTTCCTGTCCAAGGAAGCGACGATCGCCCGTCCGGGGTTCTCGCGATGGATGGTGCCGCCCGCGGCGCTCGCGGTCCACCTCTGCATCGGGCAGGCTTATGCGTTCTCCGTGTTCAACGGTCCGCTCACGAAGGTGATCGGCATCACGTCGTCGGCCGCTGGCGACTGGACGCTCACCACGCTCGGCTGGATTTTCTCGCTCGCGATCGTGTTTCTCGGCCTGTCGGCGGCGTTCGCCGGCAAGTGGCTCGAGCGCGTCGGCCCGCGCCGCACCATGCTGACGGCCGCCTGCTGCTTCGGCGGCGGCTTCATCGTGGCGGCGATCGGCGTCTGGCTGCACCAGATCTGGCTGCTCTATCTCGGCTACGGCGTGATCGGCGGGATCGGCCTCGGGCTCGGCTACGTGTCGCCGGTCTCGACGCTGATCCGCTGGTTCCCGGACCGCCGCGGCATGGCGACCGGCATGGCGATCATGGGCTTCGGCGGCGGCGCAATGATCGCCGCGCCGCTGTCGGTGGCGCTGATGAATCACTTCAAGAGCGCGACCAGCGTGGGCGTGGCCGAAACCTTCGTGGTGCTCGGCATCGCCTATTTCATCTCGATGACGATCGGCGCGTTCGCGATCCGCGTGCCGGCGCCGGGCTGGAAGCCGGCCGGCTGGGAGCCGCCGGCGCAGTCGACCAACAAGATGATCACCTCGCGCCACGTCCATATCGACCAGGCGCTGAAGACGCCGCAGTTCTACCTGATCTGGCTGGTGCTGTTCCTGAACGTGACGGCCGGCATCGGCATCCTCGGCCAGGCTTCGGTGATGATCCAGGAAAGCTTCAAGGACACCGTGTCGGCCGCGGCGGCCGCCGGCTTCGTCGGCCTGCTGTCGCTGTTCAACATGGGCGGGCGCTTCGTGTGGGCGTCGGCGTCGGACTGGGTGGGCCGCAAGAACACCTATTTCATCTTCTTCGTGCTCGGCGCGGTGCTCTACTACTGCGTGCCGCAGTTCGCGGCGGGCGGCCACATCGCGCTGTTCGTGCTGGCCTACGGCGTGATCCTGTCGATGTACGGCGGCGGCTTCTCGACCGTGCCGGCCTACCTCGCCGACATGTTCGGCACTGCGTTCGTGGGCGGCATCCACGGCCGCCTGCTGACGGCCTGGGCCGCGGCCGGCGTGGCCGGCCCGGTGCTGGTCAACTACATCCGCGCGTACCAGGTGGGCCATGGCGTGGCGAAGGCCGACGCCTACACGATGACGGTTCACCTGATGGCGGTGCTGCTGGTGGTGGGCTTCTTCTGCAACCTGCTGGTCCGGCGCGTGGCCGATCAACACTACATGTCCGACGCGCAACTCGCGGCCGGCAAATAA
- a CDS encoding MFS transporter small subunit yields the protein MTELSTRSGGSEHPTNKGLLVVFWLYVLIPLVWGVFNTLAQALKLFQ from the coding sequence ATGACCGAACTCTCGACCCGCAGCGGCGGCAGCGAGCACCCGACCAACAAGGGCCTGCTCGTGGTGTTCTGGCTCTACGTGCTGATTCCGCTGGTGTGGGGCGTGTTCAACACGCTCGCCCAGGCGCTGAAGCTGTTCCAGTAA
- a CDS encoding SDR family oxidoreductase produces MKLNGKVAFITGGTTGIGLETAKRFRAEGAKLAIVGANAQRLAAAGRELGGEALLLQADLRRVDEIERAVAATHEKFGRIDVVFANAGAGTVAPLEAITPAYLDDAVALNFSGTFFTIQKTAPLIPAGGSIIVTTSFLNAVGKPGLSILAALKAASRSLVRTLGAELAPRGIRVNAISPGAISTPFYGKMGLSDAQLSGVAAGLQQQIALRRFGEPAEVAKTALFLASDDASYTTGTELVVDGGLTQF; encoded by the coding sequence ATGAAACTGAACGGCAAGGTTGCCTTCATCACCGGCGGCACCACCGGCATCGGCCTTGAAACCGCGAAGCGGTTCCGTGCCGAGGGCGCGAAGCTCGCGATCGTCGGCGCGAACGCGCAACGCCTGGCCGCGGCCGGCCGCGAACTCGGCGGCGAGGCGCTGCTGCTGCAAGCCGACCTGCGTCGGGTCGACGAGATCGAACGGGCCGTGGCGGCCACGCACGAGAAATTCGGCCGCATCGACGTGGTGTTCGCGAACGCCGGCGCCGGCACGGTCGCGCCGCTCGAGGCGATCACGCCGGCCTATCTCGACGACGCCGTCGCGCTGAACTTCAGCGGCACGTTCTTCACGATCCAGAAGACCGCGCCGCTGATCCCGGCGGGCGGCAGCATCATCGTCACGACCTCGTTCCTGAACGCGGTCGGCAAGCCGGGGCTGTCGATCCTCGCGGCGCTGAAGGCCGCCTCGCGCTCGCTGGTGCGCACGCTCGGCGCCGAACTCGCGCCGCGCGGCATCCGCGTCAACGCGATCAGCCCTGGCGCGATCTCGACGCCGTTCTACGGGAAGATGGGGCTCAGCGACGCGCAACTGTCGGGCGTCGCGGCGGGCCTGCAGCAACAGATCGCGCTGCGGCGCTTCGGCGAGCCGGCCGAGGTGGCGAAAACGGCGCTGTTCCTGGCAAGCGACGACGCCTCGTACACGACGGGAACCGAGCTGGTGGTGGACGGCGGCCTCACGCAGTTCTGA
- a CDS encoding NAD(P)-dependent oxidoreductase produces the protein MDIGFVGLGEMGSAIAANLLRAGHRVRVWNRSPEKAAPLVAQGAQLAATIEDAFAGDLVLSMLADDAAVRGVFDAGLLEQAPRGLIHVNMATISVALAERLAHAHAERGLHYVAAPVLGRPNVAALGQLTIVAAGPAEAIDRVQPAFDVIGKKTWRLGSLPQHANAVKLAANFSIASAIETMGEAAAMLVGHGVAVSDYIDVITNSILPGPVYQGYGTMIAERRYEPAMFKARLGLKDVRLALEAADAVSVPMPVGSVLRDNLIDAIAHGDGERDFAVLGEVAARRAGR, from the coding sequence ATGGATATCGGATTTGTCGGGCTCGGCGAAATGGGCAGCGCGATTGCCGCGAACCTGTTGAGGGCGGGCCACCGCGTGCGGGTCTGGAACCGCTCGCCTGAGAAGGCCGCGCCGCTCGTCGCGCAGGGCGCGCAATTGGCGGCCACGATCGAGGACGCCTTCGCCGGCGACCTGGTGCTGTCGATGCTGGCCGACGACGCGGCCGTGCGCGGCGTGTTCGACGCGGGGCTGCTGGAGCAGGCGCCGCGCGGGCTGATCCACGTGAACATGGCGACCATTTCGGTCGCGCTGGCCGAGCGGCTGGCGCACGCGCATGCCGAACGCGGCCTGCACTACGTGGCGGCGCCGGTGCTCGGGCGCCCGAACGTGGCCGCGCTGGGGCAGCTGACGATCGTCGCGGCCGGTCCGGCCGAGGCGATCGACCGCGTGCAGCCGGCCTTCGACGTGATCGGCAAGAAGACCTGGCGGCTCGGCTCGCTGCCGCAGCACGCGAACGCGGTGAAGCTCGCGGCAAATTTCTCGATCGCCTCGGCGATCGAGACGATGGGCGAGGCCGCCGCGATGCTGGTCGGGCACGGCGTGGCCGTCAGCGACTACATCGACGTGATCACCAACAGCATCCTGCCGGGGCCGGTCTACCAAGGCTACGGCACCATGATCGCCGAGCGCCGCTACGAGCCGGCCATGTTCAAGGCGCGGCTCGGGCTGAAGGACGTGCGGCTCGCGCTCGAGGCGGCCGACGCGGTGTCGGTGCCGATGCCGGTTGGCAGCGTGCTGCGCGACAACCTGATCGACGCGATCGCGCACGGCGACGGCGAGCGCGACTTCGCGGTGCTGGGCGAGGTGGCCGCGCGCCGCGCGGGACGCTGA
- a CDS encoding hemin-degrading factor, translating into MATPSTLPPRRDAAALAALRRDFTRLRTERRLRHRDAAAALGVSEGEALAAFVGERVVRLDARFVELYEALPRLGNVMTLTRNEAAVHEKIGRFENMSHDGTIGLALGEAIDLRIFYAKWASGFAARETAGDGERRSLQFFDAHGTAITKVYLREDSDHAAFDALVASHAARPQVAGLAVEPAAAPAARRDDVEIDVAGLRAAWDAMQDTHEFFGMLRRFGTARLQAMRLAGTSRAVPLAAGATAALLGDVAASGLPIMVFVGSAGMIQIHTGPIRKVVSMGPWLNVMDPAFNLHLRADLVDSAWAVRKPTRDGVVTSVELFDARGETIAMLFGARRPGVPELEGWRAAVARLAPAADLREEVPA; encoded by the coding sequence ATGGCAACTCCATCCACCCTGCCGCCGCGGCGCGACGCGGCCGCGCTAGCCGCGCTGCGGCGCGATTTCACCCGGCTGCGCACCGAGCGCAGGCTGCGCCATCGCGATGCGGCCGCCGCGCTCGGCGTGAGCGAAGGCGAGGCGCTGGCCGCATTCGTCGGCGAGCGCGTGGTGCGGCTCGACGCGCGCTTCGTCGAACTCTACGAGGCGCTCCCGCGGCTCGGCAACGTGATGACGCTGACGCGCAACGAGGCGGCGGTTCACGAGAAGATCGGCCGCTTCGAGAACATGAGCCACGACGGCACGATCGGGCTCGCGCTCGGTGAGGCGATCGACCTGCGGATCTTCTACGCGAAATGGGCTTCGGGCTTCGCGGCACGCGAGACGGCCGGCGACGGCGAGCGCAGGAGCCTGCAGTTCTTCGACGCGCACGGCACGGCAATCACCAAGGTCTACCTGCGCGAGGACAGCGATCACGCCGCATTCGACGCGCTGGTGGCAAGCCACGCGGCGCGGCCGCAGGTGGCCGGGCTCGCGGTCGAGCCTGCCGCGGCGCCGGCCGCGCGCCGCGACGACGTGGAGATCGACGTGGCCGGCCTGCGCGCGGCGTGGGACGCGATGCAGGACACCCACGAATTCTTCGGCATGCTGCGCCGCTTCGGCACGGCGCGGCTGCAGGCGATGCGGCTCGCCGGCACTTCGCGCGCCGTGCCGCTCGCGGCCGGCGCGACGGCCGCCCTGCTCGGTGACGTGGCCGCGAGCGGCCTGCCGATCATGGTGTTCGTCGGCAGCGCCGGGATGATCCAGATCCATACCGGGCCGATCCGCAAGGTGGTGTCGATGGGGCCGTGGCTCAACGTGATGGATCCGGCGTTCAACCTGCACCTGCGCGCCGACCTGGTCGACAGCGCCTGGGCGGTGCGCAAGCCGACCCGCGACGGCGTGGTCACCTCGGTCGAACTGTTCGACGCGCGGGGCGAGACCATCGCGATGCTGTTCGGCGCGCGCCGGCCCGGCGTGCCGGAGCTCGAAGGCTGGCGTGCCGCGGTGGCGCGGCTCGCACCGGCGGCCGACCTGCGCGAGGAGGTGCCGGCATGA
- a CDS encoding LysE family translocator — MSLHTWGLFLATMFVVSAMPGPNMLLVMSHGARYGMRRSAATMAGALLALVLMFLVSAAGLGVFLEAWPRMFDALRLAGAAYLIYLGVKAWRARVDDARAVDAAAAAPAAFATPGALFRNGFLVSGSNPKALLFAAALTPQFIDPAAPKLPQFASLVVTLAICEVSWYLVYCGFGTRIGATLKSARVVRIFNRLTGGVFVGFGAAMALVRH; from the coding sequence ATGAGTTTGCATACGTGGGGTCTGTTCCTGGCGACGATGTTCGTGGTGTCGGCGATGCCGGGGCCGAACATGTTGCTGGTGATGTCGCACGGCGCGCGCTACGGGATGCGCCGGTCGGCGGCCACCATGGCCGGCGCGCTGCTCGCGCTGGTGCTGATGTTCCTGGTGTCGGCGGCCGGGCTCGGCGTGTTCCTCGAAGCGTGGCCGCGCATGTTCGACGCGTTGCGGCTGGCCGGCGCCGCTTATCTGATCTACCTCGGCGTCAAGGCGTGGCGCGCGCGCGTGGACGATGCGCGGGCCGTCGACGCGGCCGCCGCGGCGCCGGCCGCGTTCGCGACGCCCGGCGCGCTGTTCCGCAACGGCTTCCTGGTATCGGGCAGCAACCCGAAGGCGCTGCTGTTCGCGGCGGCGCTCACGCCGCAGTTCATCGATCCGGCCGCGCCGAAGCTGCCGCAGTTCGCGTCGCTGGTCGTGACGCTGGCGATCTGCGAGGTGAGCTGGTATCTCGTCTACTGCGGGTTCGGCACGCGGATCGGCGCGACGCTCAAGAGCGCGCGCGTGGTGCGGATCTTCAATCGCCTGACGGGCGGCGTGTTCGTCGGCTTCGGCGCGGCGATGGCGCTGGTGCGCCACTGA
- a CDS encoding diguanylate cyclase domain-containing protein: MELEPAGAPNHRPEESGSGPQGDDAVLEAARRALPAHSATSDTAVVLLVDDQPIVREAVRQALAGETGIELRYCQHAAQALDTARQTKPTLILQDLVMPEIDGLTLVQQYRRTPELRDVPIIVLSTKEEPRIKQAAFEIGANDYLIKLPDRVELVARIRYHSRAYVNLLQLNTAYRALRQSQEELLIANRELERLSQSDGLTSLPNRRYLDTYLDGEWRKSLREGAELSMLMIDVDRFKQYNDTYGHVAGDDVLRQVGAALQRCMSRPGDLAARFGGEEFGVVLPGTPAGGARLVAEKIRLEVAAMQVPHTGGAADGIVTVSIGGACTIATPSGSTTALIEAADAALYQAKRGGRNRAVISA; the protein is encoded by the coding sequence ATGGAACTGGAACCGGCCGGCGCGCCGAACCATCGGCCCGAGGAGTCGGGCAGCGGCCCGCAGGGCGACGACGCCGTGCTCGAGGCGGCGCGGCGCGCATTGCCTGCCCACTCCGCGACATCCGATACGGCGGTGGTCCTGCTCGTCGACGATCAGCCGATCGTGCGCGAGGCGGTGCGTCAGGCACTGGCCGGCGAAACCGGCATCGAGCTGCGCTACTGCCAGCACGCGGCGCAGGCGCTCGACACCGCGCGCCAGACCAAGCCGACGCTGATCCTGCAGGATCTCGTGATGCCCGAGATCGACGGCCTCACGCTCGTGCAGCAATACCGCCGCACGCCGGAGCTGCGCGACGTGCCGATCATCGTGCTGTCCACCAAGGAGGAGCCGCGCATCAAGCAGGCCGCCTTCGAGATCGGCGCGAACGACTACCTGATCAAGCTACCCGACCGCGTCGAGCTGGTCGCGCGGATCCGCTATCACTCACGCGCCTACGTGAACCTGCTGCAGCTGAACACGGCGTACCGCGCCCTGCGACAGTCGCAGGAGGAACTGCTGATCGCGAATCGCGAACTCGAACGGCTCTCGCAGTCGGACGGCCTCACCTCGCTGCCGAACCGACGTTATCTCGATACCTATCTCGACGGGGAATGGCGCAAAAGTCTGCGCGAGGGTGCCGAGCTGTCGATGCTGATGATCGACGTCGACCGCTTCAAGCAGTACAACGACACCTACGGCCACGTGGCCGGCGACGACGTGCTGCGGCAGGTGGGCGCCGCGCTGCAACGCTGCATGAGCCGGCCCGGCGATCTCGCCGCGCGCTTCGGCGGCGAGGAGTTCGGCGTCGTGCTGCCCGGCACGCCGGCCGGCGGCGCGCGCCTGGTGGCCGAGAAGATCCGCCTCGAGGTGGCCGCCATGCAGGTGCCGCATACGGGCGGCGCGGCCGACGGCATCGTCACGGTCAGCATCGGCGGCGCCTGCACGATCGCCACGCCGAGCGGATCGACCACGGCGCTGATCGAGGCCGCCGACGCCGCGCTCTATCAGGCCAAGCGCGGCGGACGCAACCGCGCCGTGATCTCGGCCTGA
- a CDS encoding TonB-dependent hemoglobin/transferrin/lactoferrin family receptor produces the protein MQFKHCFVRYVVPAMLANTCPVALAGTAAGEAAVPRESALRREQTLKAVSVTANRLGATSVNRMAASVSVITSDDIDDDNAKDVKDALRYEPGVEVRRQAYRPSGVASGAGRGGNEGINIRGLEGNRVLMLEDGIPLPQSFEFGSGAAGRGDYLNTDLYERIEVLRGPTSVLYGSDGLTGAVNFVTKDPKDLLAIHHKKTYFSLKSGYDSTDRSWGSTAMAAFGGERVQGMIALSGRHGHETDNRGDVGGLGAARSKPDPLTYNNRDALGKIVFRLTREDTLKLTAETLNNTNLGDGLSQLGGAYTWGGRASRDYAADRYVTGNDVQSNRVKLDYDHRDDTNPYFQQLHASVYYRNAQTHQTLDIGGIGAAGATASRARVNDYRDTIVGGNLVADSKFATGAVNHQLTYGFDLSQSHFSTASSAAGEWVGGDDGYPEVFPKTSQTAFGAFLQDDVRWRRLSVLPGVRFDYFSMTPHPDATYASATSASTKPTTGLTGNAVSPRLALLYELTPALVPYVQYARGFRAPSAYQVNSYYNPAGAYGLFYQQVGNPNLKPETSNTFELGLRGKVGIGAGHVSYSLAGFAGRYNDFIDTRVVGGSVTSATDPYTVQYVNFSKASIRGIEAKADWLVNDNLELKGGLAYIKGTETRDGVTTGLDTVPPLAVVLGVRYTGGERWFAGVDLTYNSRKHKSDMSDPTFFSTPSYTILDLHAGYKVSRHVSVTAGIDNLFDRRYWVWNDVRGIRDSDGDAKIAALTAPGRNFNVGMKIDF, from the coding sequence ATGCAGTTCAAACATTGTTTCGTCCGGTACGTGGTGCCGGCGATGCTGGCCAATACCTGTCCGGTCGCGCTGGCCGGGACCGCGGCCGGCGAGGCGGCCGTGCCGCGCGAGTCGGCCTTGCGCCGCGAGCAGACGTTGAAGGCGGTGTCGGTCACCGCGAACCGGCTCGGCGCCACGAGCGTGAACCGGATGGCGGCGTCGGTGTCGGTGATCACGAGCGACGATATCGACGACGACAACGCGAAGGACGTCAAGGACGCGCTGCGCTACGAGCCCGGCGTCGAGGTGCGGCGCCAGGCCTACCGCCCGTCGGGCGTCGCCAGCGGGGCGGGCCGCGGCGGCAACGAGGGGATCAATATCCGCGGGCTCGAAGGCAACCGCGTGCTGATGCTCGAGGACGGCATTCCGCTGCCGCAGTCGTTCGAGTTCGGCTCGGGCGCGGCGGGCCGCGGCGACTACCTGAACACGGATCTCTACGAGCGCATCGAGGTGCTGCGCGGCCCGACCTCGGTGCTGTACGGCAGCGACGGCCTGACGGGCGCCGTCAACTTCGTGACGAAGGACCCGAAGGATCTGCTCGCGATCCATCACAAGAAGACCTATTTCTCGCTGAAGAGCGGCTACGACTCGACCGATCGCAGCTGGGGCTCGACGGCGATGGCCGCGTTCGGCGGCGAACGCGTGCAAGGGATGATCGCGCTGAGCGGGCGCCACGGCCACGAAACCGACAATCGCGGCGACGTCGGCGGGCTCGGCGCGGCGCGCTCGAAGCCCGATCCGCTCACCTACAACAATCGCGACGCGCTCGGCAAGATCGTGTTCCGGCTCACGCGCGAGGACACGCTCAAACTGACCGCCGAGACGCTGAACAACACCAATCTCGGCGACGGCCTGTCGCAGCTGGGCGGCGCCTACACCTGGGGCGGGCGCGCTTCGCGTGACTACGCGGCGGACCGCTACGTGACCGGCAACGACGTGCAGAGCAACCGCGTGAAGCTCGACTACGATCACCGCGACGACACGAATCCGTATTTTCAGCAGCTGCATGCTTCGGTGTACTACCGAAACGCACAGACGCATCAGACGCTCGACATCGGCGGGATCGGCGCCGCGGGCGCCACGGCGAGCCGCGCGCGCGTGAACGACTACCGCGACACCATCGTCGGCGGCAATCTCGTGGCGGACAGCAAGTTCGCCACCGGCGCGGTGAATCACCAGCTCACCTATGGCTTCGACCTGAGCCAGTCGCATTTCAGCACCGCGAGCTCGGCGGCGGGCGAATGGGTGGGGGGCGACGACGGGTATCCGGAGGTGTTTCCGAAGACCTCGCAGACGGCGTTCGGCGCGTTCCTGCAGGACGACGTCCGCTGGCGCCGGCTCAGCGTGCTGCCCGGCGTGCGCTTCGACTATTTCAGCATGACGCCGCATCCCGATGCGACCTACGCGAGCGCCACCTCGGCGTCGACCAAGCCGACCACCGGGCTCACCGGCAACGCGGTATCGCCGCGCCTCGCGCTGCTCTACGAGCTGACGCCGGCCCTCGTGCCCTACGTGCAGTACGCACGCGGCTTCCGCGCGCCGTCGGCGTACCAGGTGAACAGCTACTACAACCCGGCCGGCGCGTATGGCCTGTTCTACCAGCAGGTCGGCAACCCGAACCTGAAGCCCGAGACCAGCAACACCTTCGAGCTCGGCCTGCGCGGCAAGGTCGGCATCGGCGCCGGCCACGTCAGCTACAGCCTCGCCGGCTTCGCCGGCCGCTACAACGACTTCATCGACACGCGCGTGGTGGGCGGCAGCGTCACCTCGGCGACCGATCCGTACACGGTGCAGTACGTGAACTTCTCGAAGGCCTCGATTCGCGGCATCGAGGCGAAGGCGGACTGGCTCGTCAACGACAACCTCGAACTGAAGGGCGGGCTCGCCTACATCAAGGGCACCGAGACGCGCGACGGCGTGACCACCGGGCTCGACACCGTGCCGCCGCTCGCGGTCGTGCTCGGCGTGCGCTACACGGGCGGCGAGCGCTGGTTCGCGGGCGTCGACCTGACCTACAACTCGCGCAAGCACAAGTCCGACATGTCCGACCCGACCTTCTTCTCGACGCCGTCGTACACGATTCTCGACCTGCACGCGGGCTACAAGGTCTCGCGCCACGTCAGCGTGACGGCCGGCATCGACAACCTGTTCGACCGCAGGTACTGGGTCTGGAACGACGTGCGGGGCATCCGTGACAGCGACGGCGACGCGAAGATCGCCGCGCTGACGGCACCGGGTCGCAATTTCAACGTCGGGATGAAGATCGATTTCTGA
- a CDS encoding M15 family metallopeptidase: MTRLLDERELTGRARTHVVQYDAPRFAAQPEAAEAFLAMREAARGDGIDLLPYSSFRDYRMQLRIWNAKFSGRAPLYDRDGRPRDFAALSQAQIIDCILNWSALPGGSRHQWGTEIDVVDGAAMPPGYLPKLLPEEVRPGGIFSRLHRWLDEHAARFGFFRPYRRDQGGMYPEPWHLSYAARSVPALAQVTPDLLTRVTQDAEMLGKALVLERIPEIYRRHILNVAAPDEI, from the coding sequence ATGACACGCCTACTCGACGAACGGGAGCTGACCGGACGCGCCCGCACGCATGTCGTCCAGTACGACGCGCCGCGTTTCGCGGCCCAGCCCGAAGCGGCCGAAGCGTTCCTCGCGATGCGCGAGGCGGCGCGCGGCGACGGCATCGACCTGCTGCCGTACAGCAGCTTCCGCGACTACCGCATGCAGCTGCGCATCTGGAACGCGAAGTTCAGCGGCCGGGCGCCGCTCTACGACAGGGACGGCCGGCCCCGCGATTTCGCGGCGCTCTCGCAGGCGCAGATCATCGACTGCATCCTGAACTGGTCGGCGCTGCCGGGCGGCAGCCGGCACCAGTGGGGCACCGAGATCGACGTCGTCGACGGCGCCGCGATGCCGCCCGGCTACCTGCCGAAGCTGTTGCCGGAAGAGGTGCGCCCCGGGGGCATTTTCTCGCGCCTGCACCGCTGGCTCGACGAGCACGCCGCGCGCTTCGGCTTCTTCCGGCCGTACCGGCGGGATCAGGGTGGCATGTATCCGGAGCCATGGCACCTCAGCTACGCGGCGCGGTCGGTGCCGGCGCTCGCGCAGGTCACGCCCGACTTGCTGACGCGCGTCACGCAGGACGCCGAGATGCTCGGCAAGGCGCTGGTGCTGGAGCGGATTCCCGAGATCTATCGGAGACACATTCTCAACGTCGCGGCCCCGGACGAAATCTGA
- a CDS encoding type II toxin-antitoxin system RelE/ParE family toxin translates to MILSGIDADLSGVVKRRVGLRGRGKGGGERTVVAPTT, encoded by the coding sequence ATGATCTTGAGCGGTATCGACGCTGATCTCAGTGGTGTCGTAAAAAGGAGGGTCGGGCTGCGTGGCCGTGGGAAAGGTGGCGGCGAACGAACTGTCGTCGCACCGACCACGTGA
- a CDS encoding Panacea domain-containing protein produces MKMTVSALQLAGEIIRRSGARGRLLTNLSVQKLAYFCHGWHLALRGAPLVDENFAAWKFGPVLPSVYHKLKVFSSNPIPPSHPLVVAAGGDILDNDSGQIVDKVLELYGGYTGAQLVDMSHVANGPWAEAWAAGSDEMEDVRIQAYFKSLIKH; encoded by the coding sequence ATGAAAATGACGGTTTCAGCATTGCAACTCGCCGGCGAGATCATCCGTCGATCGGGCGCGCGCGGCCGTTTGTTGACTAATTTGTCGGTCCAGAAGCTCGCCTATTTCTGCCACGGATGGCATTTGGCACTTAGGGGTGCTCCTTTGGTCGACGAGAACTTCGCCGCGTGGAAGTTTGGTCCGGTTTTGCCGAGCGTTTATCATAAATTGAAGGTGTTCTCGTCGAACCCGATTCCGCCGTCGCATCCGTTGGTTGTGGCTGCTGGCGGCGACATCTTGGATAACGATTCCGGCCAAATCGTAGATAAAGTGCTCGAACTATATGGCGGCTACACGGGCGCACAGCTCGTGGATATGTCGCATGTTGCCAATGGTCCTTGGGCGGAAGCGTGGGCGGCCGGTTCTGACGAGATGGAAGACGTGCGCATTCAAGCTTATTTCAAGTCGCTAATTAAGCATTAA